The nucleotide window CGGCTTCTCCGCGGGCGGCGGCGAAGTTGCCCGCTATATCGGCCGCCACGGCACGAAACGGGTGGCCAAGGCCGCGCTGATCTCCGCCGTCCCGCCGCTGATGCTGAAAACGGCGGCCAATCCCGGCGGCTTGCCGATTGAGGTGTTCGACGGGATCCGCCTCGGCTCGATTGCCGACCGCTCGCAGTTCTACAAGGATCTCGCCAGTGGCCCGTTCTTCGGGGCCAACAGGCCCGGCGCCAAGGTCTCGCAGGGCATGATCGACTCATTCTGGCTCCAGGGGATGCAGGCCGGTCACAAGAACACCTTCGACTGCATCAAGGCGTTCTCCGAGACGGATTTCACAGATGACCTCAAGAAGTTCGACGTGCCGACGCTGATCATTCACGGCGACGACGACCAGATCGTGCCGATCGGCACCGCGGCTCTCCGCTCATCCAAGCTGGTCAGGAACGCGACCCTAAAGATCTACGCGGGCGCGCCCCACGGCCTCGCGGACACGCACAAAGACCAGCTCAACACCGACCTGCTGGCATTCCTTAAGACCTGAGGTCGCTTTGCCGGCGCCGCCTGGCTGGTCCGGTCGCCGCGCTGAGCTAAAGCGAGGGAACAAATGGCCAAGGCAAGTTCGACGAACCGGCCGGGCAGAAGGCGGTGCCCTTAGTTCGCATTAACGGATCTTCTGTTCGATCTTTTTCCGGACGTGCCCAAGTTCCTCCGCGGCGTGTGACTCTCTCGACTCCTCCTGCGCAGCGACGACGAAGGTTTCTACGTCTTGCACCGCCTCCTTGAATCGCTGCGCGGCCTGATCCAGGTTGTCGACGCTCGCTTCGCGCTGCCCGCTCTGGAGGGGGCCCTGTGAGCCCGCAGTCACTGCGATGATTGTTTCGACCACGGCCTGCCCTACCTGTCCAGTTGCCTCACGCAGCTCGGTCAACGGCGGCTGCACCGTGGGGCCGCTCGTTCCAAGCGCATCCTCGGCAGGGACCACGATCGTGTCAACACGCTCGACGGCCTGCTCGATCTGGTCCGTGGCGCCCTGCAGCTTTTCGACGATTGCGGCCTGCGCCTCGGTAGCCAACGGCTCCGAAGTCTCTTCCGCCACCGAGATGAGTTTTTCGACGCGTGCAACCGCCACCTCGATCTGCTGATCGACAGCATCAACGACATGGTCCGCCGTCGCCGGGTCGATGCCCATGCGACTCGTGCGGGCTCGGAGCCGGACGCGGGCCTGTTGCCGGAGTGCCCGGACACGTGCGCGAAGATTTTCCCATGGACTGCCGACGAGGCCCGCGGGCTCCGCTACAGGCTTCGCGTCGACCACCATGGTATCGAGCAGCACCTGGATGACGCCGGTCATCGGAATCGCGATGAGGACGCCGAGGATACCGTACAGGGTGCCGAAGGCGAGGACGGCCAATAGGCCGACGAGGGCGCTCACGCCCACAGCGTGATGCATGATGCGGGGAATCAGGACGTTGTTCTCGATGAGTTGGAGAAGCACCGCGAGTCCGATCACCAAGAGCACCGTGTGCAGGCCCAACGGCAAGGCGACGAGGACCGCGGGACCGACGGCCAGGACCGGTCCGATCGACGGCACGGCTTCGAGCAGACCCGCGAGAACGGCGAGTGCCAGGACGTTCGGCAGTCCGATCAGCGCGTAGCCGAGTGCCGACGCTGCCCCGATGGACAACATTGCCAGCCCTTGACCGCGCATGAAGCCGCCGAGCTTGGACTCGATCTCGTGCCAGACGTTGAGCGCGCGCGGGCGTCGCTCGACCGCGAGCAGTGATAGGAGCAGCCGCTCGAACCGCGGCACTTCCATCGTCCAGTAAAAGCCGATGGCGAGCACGGTCACGAAGTAGGCAGGGAGCTTGACGATGCTCATCGTCACGCCGAGGGTGCCCTGGTACAACTGCGGCGCGAGTTTTGTCAGATCTTGCGTCAGGCGCTCGAACGGAGGAAGCCGCTGCCCGAGAAAGTGGAACGGAGCGGTTCCACTCGCCTGGAGGTAGGAGCGAGCACTGACGTATGTTCCGGGCACTTCGGCCACGAACGTACCGATCTGCTCAATCAACACCGGGCCAACGACGAGCGCAATCAGAACGAGCCCGATGAGGAGGAAGAGGTAGATCAGTAGTACCGCGAGCCCCTTCGGTACCCCCCAGCGGCAGAGCACTACGTGCCAGGGCTGGAGCGCCGCCGCGACGACGATGCCGATGAAGAGCACGAGGAGGATGTCGAGCAGCAGGTAGGCGACGGCAGCCGCGGCCACCATGCCGATCACCACGGCCGTGGCGGCGGCGATCGGTCGCAGATCGATGCTGCCCGGACTGTTTGCGCCTTCACTCATCCAGTACTGGTTCCGAAGTAGGCGGAGATGTTCCTTGATGAAGAAGATAGCCGATCTCCGCCGGCAGCGTCAGAGCGTAATACTATGCGCGTAGAACCACGCGCGTAGTCCTCCGAGCTTGCGGCGGTGCCACGTTCTCCTGTATAAGGACGGCTCTTCATTCGGCTCGGCCATGCCATCGATTCTATCGGCGCCAAGCGCGTCATGCCTGACACCGTGGAGTCGCTCTGTGCTGCCCTGCCTTGACGGGGAGCGGGGGAAAGGGATCGTCCGAGCGCCACGGCACGAGTGCGCCAGCTGTTCCCGCATAACCATTGCTCTGCGGGACCGAGGATAGGCGGCACAGATGAATAGAGATGTTGGTCGTCCAATTGTCGAGTTTTCCACGCTCGTCGAAGTCCTTCGGTGGCGAGCCCTTCACCAGCCCGAGCAGCGGGCCTATACCTATCTGCTCGATGGAGAAGTAGAAGGGGACCATCTGACCTATGCCGCGGTGGACTGCCAGGCCCGGAGGATCGGTGCGCTGCTCCAAAGCTACAGAGCAAGGGGAGATCGCGCCTTGTTGCTCTATCCAACAGGTCTCGAGTTCATCGCCGCCTTTTTTGGTTGCTTATACGCCGGGGTGATTCCCGTCCCTCTGCCCCCGCCCAATCCGGCCCAGCAACAGCGGACTCTCCCCAGGCTGCGGGCCATCACAAACGATGCGCTACCGTCGCTGGCGCTCACCACGTCATCGATCCTCTCCAAGGTTGAGGGTCTGTTCTCGCAAGCTCCGGAGCTACAGACAATGCGCTGGGTGGCCACCGACAAGGTTAGCGGCAGGCTGGAGACGGAATGGGAAGATCCTGCCGTGAGCAGCGACACGCTAGCGGTGCTCCAATACACTTCAGGCTCTACTTCGGCGCCGCGGGGTGTAATGGTCAGTCACGGGAACCTCCTCCATAATTCGGCCCACGTCAATCACGCTTTCGATCTCACACCAGACAGTGACGTGTCCGTGAGCTGGCTCCCGGCCTTCCATGATATGGGACTTACCAACGGAATCATCGGACCGATGTGTATAGGGAGTCCGTGTTTCCTGATGCCGCCCCAATCCTTTCTTCAGCGGCCGGTGCGGTGGCTTCAGGCTATTTCGCGTTACAAAGGCACCGTCAGTGGCGGCCCCAATTCCGCTTATGAGCTGTGCGCTCGCAGAATTACTCCAGAGCAACGCGAGACGCTCGACCTCAGCAGTTGGTACGCGGCATTCACCGGCGCGGAGCCAGTCCGCGCCGACACCATGAAACGGTTCGCTGCGGCCTTTGCATCCTGTGGTTTCCGCCCAAGCTTCTTCTATCCGTGTTATGGACTTGCCGAAGCCACTCTGATGGTGTCAGGCGGGCTGGTGAAGGATGAGCCCATCGTTTGCGCGACCCAGGCGCAAGCGCTGGCGCAGAACCGCATCGTTGAGGCCTCCGAGCAGCAACCGAATGTGCGGACGCTGGTGGGATGTGGCCGCGCCATGCCCGATACCAAGATCGTCATTATCCATCCCGAATCGTTGACCCCTTGTGCACTGGGAGTAGTGGGCGAAATCTGGGTGTCAGGCCCGAGCGTTGCTCAGGGTTATTGGAACCGACCTGAAGAAACAGAGCGCACTTTTCGAGCCCACTGGAATACCGGTGAAGGACCGTTTCTCCGCACCGGAGATTTGGGATTCTTGAAAGATGGCGAGCTGTTTGTCACCGGTCGCTTGAAGGATTTGATCATCATCGGCGGCCGCAACCTTTACCCCCACGACATTGAATTGACGGTGGAACAGAGCCATCCCGCAATACGGCCAGGTTGTTGCGCGGCGTTTTCGGTCGATGTTGCCGACGACGAACGTCTGATACTCGCAGCCGAGGTGGAACGCCGCCACAAAGCGGCGAGTCGCTGCCAGCAGGATGAGGACGCGCGCCCTCATCCGAAGGGGCGTCTGCAGTTGGATGTCGAGGCGGTGGGTCGGGCCATTCGGCGAGCGGTGGCGGAAGTGCATGACGTACGAGTGCACGCCGTGGTGCTACTCAGGGCCGGCAGCCTTCCCAAGACTCCCAGCGGCAAGCTTCAGCGTGGTGCGTGCCAGGTCAGCTTCTTGAATGGCACGTTCGATAGGCTGTGAGCAGTGCGCGATGTGGGGAAGTGTCCAAGCACTGATGCGAATCTGTCCATCGGTGACGAAGAGGAAAGTTTTCAAGTGGATTCTCGGACCGCAGAAGTCATCCAATCCTGGCTGGTCGCACGGCTTTCCGAGTTGTTGGAGATCGAGTCTCACGAGATAGATGTCCGGGAGCCCTTTGCCAGCTACGGGATGGGCTCAGCGGAGTTGGTCAGCCTCTCCGGTGAACTCGCAGAGTGGCTTGGACGCCAACTGTCTCCTGATCTGGCATATGAGTGCCCCACCATCGAGACTCTTGCTCGGTATTTGGCAGAGTCACCCGATGTGGCGCAGTCAGCCACCACGGTTGGCGAGGATCGGCAGGCACAACCTGAACCGATCGCCATCATCGGCATCGGCTGTCGATTTCCCGGCGCCAACAACCCGCAAGCTTTCTGGCAGTTGCTGCGCGACGGGGTCGATGCCATCAGCGAAGTGCCAGCGGAGCGCTTCAACCTTGAAGTCTTTTTCGATCCAAACCCGGCGATTCCGGGCAAGATAAACACTCCGTGGGGCGGCTTCCTCGATCAGGTGGATCAGTTCGATCCCCGTTTCTTTGGTATCTCGCCGCGGGAAGCTGCACGCATGGATCCCCAGCAGCGCCTCCTCCTGGAGCTCACGTGGGAAGCATTGGAAGATGGCGGACAGGTGCGGGAGCGCCTCGTCGGCACCGATACCGGTGTGTTTGTCGGCATTTCGAACAACGATTACGGTCGCAGGCAGTTGAGTGATTTCTGTCGTATCGACGCCTATGCGGGCACCGGCAATGCCCTGAGCATTGCGGCCAACCGTATCTCCTACGTGTTTGATTTCCGGGGGCCGAGTATCGCCATCGACACCGCCTGTTCCTCATCGCTGGTGGCCATCCACCTGGCCTGTTGCAGCCTGCGATCCGGAGAGTCGACGCTGGCTCTGGCCGGGGGCGTGAACCTGATCCTCTCGCCGGCGGTGACGATCAGTTTCACCAAAGCGGGGGCGATGGCTCCGGACGGGCGCTGCAAAACCTTTGATGCCCGGGCCAACGGCTACGTTCGCAGTGAGGGTGCGGGTCTCGTCGTTCTGAAGCCCCTCTCGAGAGCGTTGGCCGACGGTGATCCGATCTATGCCGTCATTCGTGGCAGCGCAGTGAATCAGGACGGACGCAGCAACGGACTCATGGCTCCGAATCCGCTGGCCCAACAGGCGGTCCTGCGAGAAGCCTATCGGCGAGCCGCAGTCTCACCGGGCGACGTTCAATACGTCGAGGCGCACGGCACCGGCACCTTCTTAGGCGATCCGATCGAAGCGAAAGCCCTGGGTGCCGTGCTTGCCCTCGACCGTCTCCCCGGGCGCCCCTGCGCCCTGGGCTCGGTCAAGACCAACATCGGCCACCCGGAGGCCGCAGCCGGCATCGCTGGATTGATCAAGGTGGCGCTGGCGCTCAAGCATCAGGAGATCCCACCGAGCCTGCACTTTCAGGAGCCCAACCCGCATATTCCTTTCGACGAGCTCCCGCTCCGAGTGCAGACAACGCTGGGTCCATGGCCTGCGGAGTCGGGTCCGGCATTGGCCGGGGTGAGCTCATTCGGTTTTGGTGGAACCAATGCTCATGTGGTCCTGGAAGAGGCTCCCCGGTCGAATGCAGAGATGCACAATGCAGAAGGCGGAATGGAAAGTCGCGAAATCCGCCAGACCCAATCTGCGTACCTGCTCCCACTGTCGGCACACAGCTCGGAGGCCCTGCAGGCTCTGGCTCGAGCGTACCGAGACTTTCTGGCAATCCCGGAGTCCACGGTGTCGCTGCACGACCTCTGTTACACGGCCAGTGTGCGGCGCAGTCACCACGACTACCGTCTCGCCGTGACAGGCAATTCGCCGGCGCAACTGGCCGAGGGCCTGGAGGCGTTCTTGCGAGGAGAGGTTCGTCCCGGCCTGTCTGCCGGTCGCAAGGTTTCAGGTCGCCCGCGAAAGCTGGTTTTTGTGTTTCCGGGGCAAGGGTCTCAATGGCTTGGCATGGGGCGAACGCTCTTGGAGCAGGACGCTGTATTTCGGGAGGTCGTGGAACGCTGTGACCGGGCGCTGCAGCCGTACGGAGATTGGTCTTTGCTCGCAGAGCTCGCTGCCACCGATGCAGCCCAGTCCCGGTTGAACGAAATCGATATCATCCAGCCGGCCCTCTTTGCCATGCAGGTGGCCTTGGCAGCCCTGTGGCGTTCCTGGGGCATCGAGCCACAAGCCGTGGTGGGCCACAGCATGGGAGAGGTGGCGGCAGCTCACGTCGCCGGCGCACTGAGCCTGGAAGATGCAGTACGGGTTATTTGCCATCGCAGCCGTTTGGTCAGGCCCACCATTGGGCAAGGGGCGATGGCTGCTGTGGAGCTCCCCATGGAGGAGGCTCGCCGCGTTCTGGTCGGCTACGAAGATCGCGTCTCCATCGCGGTCAGCAATAGCCCTACCTCGACTGTGTTGTCAGGTGATCCGGCAACGCTGGATGCAATCCTTGATCAATTGCAGCGTCAAGACATCTTCTGCCGTACGGTGAAAGTCGACTTTGCCTCCCACAGCCCCCAGATGGATCCCTTGCGGGCTGACTTGTTGCTGGCGTTGGAAGGGCTGGAGCCTCGATCTGCATCCGTGCCCATCTACTCGAGCGTGACCGGCACGGTCAGCAACGGGCTGGAGCTCGAGGCCCTCTATTGGGGGAGGAACCTGAGAGAGCCTGTGCTCTTTTCGACCGCGGTGCAGCGGTTGATGAAAGATGGACATGACATCTTCCTGGAAATCAGCCCGCACCCCATTCTTCTCAGCGCCATTCAACAAGGGATGCATCACTTCGGCCAAGAAGGTGCCGTGCTCCCTTCCGGGCGGCGTGAGGAAGAAGACCACACGGTACTGCTGGGATCGCTGGGCGCGCTTTACGCTCTGGGGTACCCGGTGGACTGGAGCCGGACCTATCCGGCCGGAGGACGCTGCGTTCGACTCCCGTTCTACCCGTGGCAGCGAGAACGTTGTTGGCTGGCGACCGGGCCTGCGGCCGGCGTCTTTTCGGCAGATCCGCTCCCCGATGGGTCGCTCTGGGTTGCCAAGAGCGACACGGTGCCAGGCGACGATTCACCAGGCGTAGTTGAAGAGAATCTGGACGACTGGCTTTATGAGCTCGAGTGGCAATTCAAAGAGCGTCAGGCAGTGCAACGAGTCTCGCAACCTTCCTTGCCAGCCACGCCGCAGAGCTGGCTGATTTTCACCGACAGCAGTGGCGTCGGAGAAGCGCTGGCAGCACTGCTAAGCGCACAGGGAGAAAGGGGCATTCTGGTCGCTCGTGGCGAATCGTACGAGCACACGGACGGTGAGCATTTTCGTATCCGTCCAGACCGACCGGAAGATTTGCGACAGCTCTTCGAGGCTCTGGTATCTGATCAGACCCTCTGCCGTGGGATTGTCCATCTGTGGAGTCTCGATATTCCCCTTTTGGAGGAGGCCACCGTGGCCTCTGTGGAGGCAGTTCAGACTCTGGGCTGCGGCAGTGTCCTCACGTTGGTCCAGGAGCTGGCTGAGGCACCATGGCGTGACCTCCCGCGCTTGTGGCTGGTCACGCGCGGGGCTCAAGCGGCAGAAGAGGAGCCCTTGCCCTTGGCTGTAGCTCAGGCGCCTCTGTGGGGATTGGGTCGCGTTATTGCTCAGGAGCACCCGACGCTCTGGGGAGGACTGGTCGACCTGGAACCCAGGGTCTCGCTCGATGACGTTGCCGCGCATCAGTTGCGGGAGGAAATCTCCCGTCCGGATGGAGAGGATCAGTTGGCGTTTCGTCAAGGGCGGCGATACGTGGCCCGTCTGGTGCGCCAGCGCCACTCTGCCATGCAGGGACCTCCCCTGCGGTGGCGGCCTGATGGCAGCTATCTGATCACCGGAGGACTGGGAGGACTCGGCCTCTTGGTCGCCCGTTGGATGGTAGGGCAGGGGGCTCGGCGGTTGATCCTTTTGGGGCGCACGAGGCTCCCACCACGCTCGAGCTGGAGCTCGGTAGAAGCAGGAAGCCGCTGCGCTGATCAAATCGCCGCCATTCGAGAGCTGGAAGGCTTCGGAGCGAGCCTGCATCTGGCCGCGGTGGATGTGGCGGATGAAGGACAGTTGCGGGCGTTTCTGGACGAGTTTCGCGCTGAGGGTTGGCCGCCGATCCGCGGTGTCGTGCATGCGGCGGGAGTGCTGCAGGACGGACTGCTGTCGCAGCTTGATACCGCCGCACTCAATGCCGTTTTGCGGCCCAAGATGGTGGGTGCCTGGCTGCTGCATCGCCTGCTTGAAGACGCTCCCTTGGACTTCTTCGTATTCTTCTCTTCCGCGGCTTCCCTCCTGGGCCAGCCTGGTCAGGGGAACTATGCGGCTGCCAACGCCTTCCTGGATGCGCTGGCGCATCACCGAAGGGCCCAAGGCCAACCGGCCCTGAGCATCAACTGGGGAGCGTGGGCCGAGCTGGGCTTTGCGGGTACGACTGGGGGGAGGCGCCTCGCCAAGCACCTCGCGCTCCTGGGAATTCGGAGCCTCGCGCCGGAGCTAGCGCTGAAAGTGCTGGAACGATTGCTCCGGCTAGGCTCGACCCAGGTTGCCGTGGTTCCCGTCAACTGGGCACAGTATCACCAGTTCCATCCAGCGGGCACTGAATCACCGCTGCTCTCTCAACTTGCGCGTGCGGAAGCCGCCATCCCATTGCAAGCGGGTCATCCGGGAGAAAAGAGGGATACCCTCCTGGCGGCGAAACCAATGGAGCGCCAGCGGTTACTGCAGTCCTACCTGAGTGAGCAAGTGGCGCGCGTACTCGGGCTTCCCGCATCCCAGCTCGACGTCCAGCAACCCCTGACCAATCTGGGACTGGATTCCTTGATGGCTGTCGAGTTGAAGCATCGGATGGCGGTCGATTTGGGCGTCAACGTGCCGATGGTGAAATTTCTCCAGGGCTTCAGCGTCGCCGAGGCTGCAACGCAGATCCTCGAGCAACTCACAGCGGAGGCGGCCGTCCCATCGATGCCCGTCGCCGGTATCAATGACCCCCTGCTGGAAGACCTTGATGCGCTTTCGGATGAGCAAGTGCGTTCATTGCTCACCGATATGTTGGCCATAGAAGAAGCGAATGAATGAGCAACTCAACCCAGAGAGTTGCCGATCTCTCACCGGCAGAGAGGCGTTCCCTCCTGGCAACACTTCTGCGGAAGAAGGCGAGCGAGGCGCCGTCGCACTATCCGCTCTCCTACAATCAGCAGGGGATATGGTTCCTGCACCAGCTCGCACCGGAGAGCATGGTGTACAATGTCAATTTCGCTGCGCGCATCTGCTCCGACGTCGACATTTCCTCCCTGCGACGTGCGTTCCAAGCCCTCATCGATCGCCATCCTTCCCTGCGGACGACGTTCTCCGCGCGCTCCGGCAAACCCGTTCAACAGGTCCACAAACACCTGAAGGTTCACTTCGAGGAGAGGGATGCTTCGGCTTGGTGCGGCGATGAGCTGAAGACCCGCCTGGTCGAGGACGCGTATCGCCCCTTCGATCTGGAACGAGGGCCCCTGTTGCGGGCGAGTCTGTTCTCTTGCTCGGCGCACGAACACATCCTGTTGCTGGTCGTGCATCACATCGTGATCGATTTCTGGTCCCTCGCTGTGCTGCTGACTGAGCTCGGCGTGCTGTACTCTGGGGAACAAGCGGGCGTGCCAGCGGCTCTCCCTCCTCTTGATTTGCAGTACACGGACTACGTTCGTTGGCAGGCCGAGATGCTGGCGAGCCCGGAAGGTGAG belongs to Candidatus Binatia bacterium and includes:
- a CDS encoding alpha/beta hydrolase — translated: GFSAGGGEVARYIGRHGTKRVAKAALISAVPPLMLKTAANPGGLPIEVFDGIRLGSIADRSQFYKDLASGPFFGANRPGAKVSQGMIDSFWLQGMQAGHKNTFDCIKAFSETDFTDDLKKFDVPTLIIHGDDDQIVPIGTAALRSSKLVRNATLKIYAGAPHGLADTHKDQLNTDLLAFLKT
- a CDS encoding AI-2E family transporter — its product is MSEGANSPGSIDLRPIAAATAVVIGMVAAAAVAYLLLDILLVLFIGIVVAAALQPWHVVLCRWGVPKGLAVLLIYLFLLIGLVLIALVVGPVLIEQIGTFVAEVPGTYVSARSYLQASGTAPFHFLGQRLPPFERLTQDLTKLAPQLYQGTLGVTMSIVKLPAYFVTVLAIGFYWTMEVPRFERLLLSLLAVERRPRALNVWHEIESKLGGFMRGQGLAMLSIGAASALGYALIGLPNVLALAVLAGLLEAVPSIGPVLAVGPAVLVALPLGLHTVLLVIGLAVLLQLIENNVLIPRIMHHAVGVSALVGLLAVLAFGTLYGILGVLIAIPMTGVIQVLLDTMVVDAKPVAEPAGLVGSPWENLRARVRALRQQARVRLRARTSRMGIDPATADHVVDAVDQQIEVAVARVEKLISVAEETSEPLATEAQAAIVEKLQGATDQIEQAVERVDTIVVPAEDALGTSGPTVQPPLTELREATGQVGQAVVETIIAVTAGSQGPLQSGQREASVDNLDQAAQRFKEAVQDVETFVVAAQEESRESHAAEELGHVRKKIEQKIR
- a CDS encoding fatty acyl-AMP ligase codes for the protein MNRDVGRPIVEFSTLVEVLRWRALHQPEQRAYTYLLDGEVEGDHLTYAAVDCQARRIGALLQSYRARGDRALLLYPTGLEFIAAFFGCLYAGVIPVPLPPPNPAQQQRTLPRLRAITNDALPSLALTTSSILSKVEGLFSQAPELQTMRWVATDKVSGRLETEWEDPAVSSDTLAVLQYTSGSTSAPRGVMVSHGNLLHNSAHVNHAFDLTPDSDVSVSWLPAFHDMGLTNGIIGPMCIGSPCFLMPPQSFLQRPVRWLQAISRYKGTVSGGPNSAYELCARRITPEQRETLDLSSWYAAFTGAEPVRADTMKRFAAAFASCGFRPSFFYPCYGLAEATLMVSGGLVKDEPIVCATQAQALAQNRIVEASEQQPNVRTLVGCGRAMPDTKIVIIHPESLTPCALGVVGEIWVSGPSVAQGYWNRPEETERTFRAHWNTGEGPFLRTGDLGFLKDGELFVTGRLKDLIIIGGRNLYPHDIELTVEQSHPAIRPGCCAAFSVDVADDERLILAAEVERRHKAASRCQQDEDARPHPKGRLQLDVEAVGRAIRRAVAEVHDVRVHAVVLLRAGSLPKTPSGKLQRGACQVSFLNGTFDRL
- a CDS encoding SDR family NAD(P)-dependent oxidoreductase, whose amino-acid sequence is MDSRTAEVIQSWLVARLSELLEIESHEIDVREPFASYGMGSAELVSLSGELAEWLGRQLSPDLAYECPTIETLARYLAESPDVAQSATTVGEDRQAQPEPIAIIGIGCRFPGANNPQAFWQLLRDGVDAISEVPAERFNLEVFFDPNPAIPGKINTPWGGFLDQVDQFDPRFFGISPREAARMDPQQRLLLELTWEALEDGGQVRERLVGTDTGVFVGISNNDYGRRQLSDFCRIDAYAGTGNALSIAANRISYVFDFRGPSIAIDTACSSSLVAIHLACCSLRSGESTLALAGGVNLILSPAVTISFTKAGAMAPDGRCKTFDARANGYVRSEGAGLVVLKPLSRALADGDPIYAVIRGSAVNQDGRSNGLMAPNPLAQQAVLREAYRRAAVSPGDVQYVEAHGTGTFLGDPIEAKALGAVLALDRLPGRPCALGSVKTNIGHPEAAAGIAGLIKVALALKHQEIPPSLHFQEPNPHIPFDELPLRVQTTLGPWPAESGPALAGVSSFGFGGTNAHVVLEEAPRSNAEMHNAEGGMESREIRQTQSAYLLPLSAHSSEALQALARAYRDFLAIPESTVSLHDLCYTASVRRSHHDYRLAVTGNSPAQLAEGLEAFLRGEVRPGLSAGRKVSGRPRKLVFVFPGQGSQWLGMGRTLLEQDAVFREVVERCDRALQPYGDWSLLAELAATDAAQSRLNEIDIIQPALFAMQVALAALWRSWGIEPQAVVGHSMGEVAAAHVAGALSLEDAVRVICHRSRLVRPTIGQGAMAAVELPMEEARRVLVGYEDRVSIAVSNSPTSTVLSGDPATLDAILDQLQRQDIFCRTVKVDFASHSPQMDPLRADLLLALEGLEPRSASVPIYSSVTGTVSNGLELEALYWGRNLREPVLFSTAVQRLMKDGHDIFLEISPHPILLSAIQQGMHHFGQEGAVLPSGRREEEDHTVLLGSLGALYALGYPVDWSRTYPAGGRCVRLPFYPWQRERCWLATGPAAGVFSADPLPDGSLWVAKSDTVPGDDSPGVVEENLDDWLYELEWQFKERQAVQRVSQPSLPATPQSWLIFTDSSGVGEALAALLSAQGERGILVARGESYEHTDGEHFRIRPDRPEDLRQLFEALVSDQTLCRGIVHLWSLDIPLLEEATVASVEAVQTLGCGSVLTLVQELAEAPWRDLPRLWLVTRGAQAAEEEPLPLAVAQAPLWGLGRVIAQEHPTLWGGLVDLEPRVSLDDVAAHQLREEISRPDGEDQLAFRQGRRYVARLVRQRHSAMQGPPLRWRPDGSYLITGGLGGLGLLVARWMVGQGARRLILLGRTRLPPRSSWSSVEAGSRCADQIAAIRELEGFGASLHLAAVDVADEGQLRAFLDEFRAEGWPPIRGVVHAAGVLQDGLLSQLDTAALNAVLRPKMVGAWLLHRLLEDAPLDFFVFFSSAASLLGQPGQGNYAAANAFLDALAHHRRAQGQPALSINWGAWAELGFAGTTGGRRLAKHLALLGIRSLAPELALKVLERLLRLGSTQVAVVPVNWAQYHQFHPAGTESPLLSQLARAEAAIPLQAGHPGEKRDTLLAAKPMERQRLLQSYLSEQVARVLGLPASQLDVQQPLTNLGLDSLMAVELKHRMAVDLGVNVPMVKFLQGFSVAEAATQILEQLTAEAAVPSMPVAGINDPLLEDLDALSDEQVRSLLTDMLAIEEANE